The following are encoded in a window of Candidatus Cloacimonadota bacterium genomic DNA:
- the rnc gene encoding ribonuclease III: protein MNKIISFFKNSLTRKKKDQTVSSFISRKTDLNKLQSTISYIFKNPQLLATALTHSSCSKHKNGHSKPFEYERMEFFGDAILGLVTVEFLFHKYSDKAEGDLSKLKSNIVSENYLSVKAKTINLGSYIRLGEEEFKSKGYEKKSILANMMESLICSIYLDGGLEAARDFITNFILKGFEKELLSEIHINYKSILQEYCQSKYQKLPDYKTVSAEGPDHKKTFTVVVYLSNEKLGHGIGMTKKAAEQNAAREACHKLGI, encoded by the coding sequence ATGAATAAAATAATCTCATTTTTTAAAAACTCTTTAACGCGAAAAAAAAAAGATCAGACAGTATCGTCATTTATATCAAGGAAAACTGATCTTAACAAACTCCAGTCAACTATATCCTATATTTTCAAAAATCCGCAACTCTTAGCTACCGCTTTGACTCACAGTTCTTGTAGTAAACATAAGAACGGACATTCTAAACCATTTGAATATGAAAGGATGGAATTTTTTGGAGATGCTATCTTGGGTTTGGTTACCGTTGAATTTCTCTTTCATAAATATAGCGACAAAGCTGAAGGCGATCTCTCCAAGTTAAAATCAAATATCGTCTCCGAAAACTATCTGTCTGTGAAGGCAAAGACGATCAATCTCGGTTCTTATATCAGATTAGGAGAAGAAGAATTCAAATCAAAAGGATATGAAAAGAAATCGATATTAGCAAACATGATGGAGTCTTTGATTTGTTCAATTTATCTTGATGGTGGCTTAGAAGCGGCAAGAGATTTTATAACTAACTTCATATTGAAAGGTTTTGAAAAAGAGCTCTTAAGTGAAATTCATATCAATTATAAGAGTATTCTTCAAGAATACTGCCAATCTAAATACCAGAAACTTCCTGACTACAAAACCGTCTCTGCAGAAGGACCAGACCATAAAAAAACGTTTACCGTTGTAGTATATCTCAGTAATGAGAAGCTCGGGCATGGCATCGGAATGACTAAAAAAGCTGCTGAACAAAATGCTGCTCGGGAAGCTTGTCATAAACTGGGAATATGA
- the fabF gene encoding beta-ketoacyl-ACP synthase II, which yields MNKKRVVITGIGAINALANNVNDTWRKLINGESGIALITKLDTTELSSKIAAEIKDYDPLNYFEPKSVKKLDLYTQYALIAGRQAMEDCGILNTQYDANRFGVILGAGIGGIQTFEEEANKMFTAGPRRISPFFIPKMISNIAAAQLSIDYRLKGVNYTCVSACASANHAMGAAFRAIQYGDADMIVTGGSEAAVTPLSLGGFCSMKALSTRNDEPHRACRPFDKERDGFIMGEGAALLIMEELEHALKRNAKIYAEVIGFGASSDAYHITAPEENGGGTVLAIENALNDAGLKPEEVDFVSAHGTSTPLNDKTETIAIKTVFGEHAYKLKINSTKSMLGHTLGAAAGIEAISCIMSFQTGVIHPTINYEFPDPDCDLDYVPNKAINHTVNVAISNSLGFGGHNSVLVLKRY from the coding sequence ATGAATAAAAAACGAGTAGTCATAACCGGAATAGGCGCTATAAATGCATTAGCAAACAATGTTAATGACACTTGGCGAAAACTGATCAATGGTGAGAGTGGCATCGCTTTAATAACCAAGTTAGATACAACAGAATTATCGAGTAAGATAGCTGCTGAGATCAAAGATTATGACCCCTTGAATTATTTCGAACCTAAGAGTGTTAAGAAACTCGACCTATATACTCAATATGCTCTTATTGCCGGTAGACAGGCAATGGAAGATTGCGGTATCTTAAATACTCAATATGATGCTAATCGTTTTGGTGTGATACTTGGTGCTGGTATTGGCGGAATACAAACTTTCGAAGAAGAAGCAAACAAGATGTTTACTGCCGGTCCAAGAAGAATTAGCCCATTCTTTATACCAAAAATGATATCCAACATAGCTGCTGCACAGCTTTCGATAGACTATCGGTTGAAAGGGGTTAACTATACTTGTGTATCAGCTTGTGCTTCGGCAAATCATGCTATGGGTGCTGCTTTTAGGGCTATCCAATACGGAGATGCCGATATGATTGTTACTGGTGGTAGTGAAGCAGCAGTGACACCTCTGTCTCTGGGTGGCTTCTGTTCAATGAAAGCTCTGAGTACCCGTAATGATGAACCTCACAGAGCTTGCCGTCCCTTTGACAAAGAACGAGATGGATTCATTATGGGCGAGGGAGCAGCATTACTAATAATGGAAGAATTAGAGCATGCCCTAAAAAGAAATGCCAAGATCTATGCTGAAGTAATTGGGTTTGGTGCTAGTTCAGATGCCTATCATATAACTGCCCCCGAAGAAAATGGTGGTGGTACTGTCCTTGCTATAGAGAATGCCCTTAATGACGCAGGATTAAAACCGGAAGAAGTTGATTTTGTCAGCGCCCATGGTACCTCTACTCCATTAAATGATAAAACCGAAACAATTGCTATTAAAACTGTCTTTGGTGAACATGCTTATAAGTTGAAAATAAATTCCACTAAATCTATGTTGGGTCATACTCTCGGTGCTGCTGCAGGTATAGAAGCAATTTCCTGTATCATGTCTTTTCAAACAGGAGTTATTCATCCTACTATCAATTACGAATTCCCTGATCCCGACTGTGACCTTGACTATGTCCCCAACAAAGCAATTAATCATACTGTAAATGTCGCCATCAGTAATTCTCTAGGTTTCGGTGGACATAATAGTGTACTTGTATTGAAAAGATATTAA
- a CDS encoding acyl carrier protein, with protein MDILSKVKEIIVNELSVDEAQITQEARFIEDLGADSLDTVELIMKFEEEFEISIPEEDAEKMKTVGDAVEYLKGKLG; from the coding sequence ATGGACATTTTGTCAAAAGTTAAGGAGATAATTGTTAACGAACTTAGTGTAGACGAAGCACAAATTACTCAGGAAGCCAGATTTATTGAAGATTTAGGTGCTGATTCTTTGGATACCGTTGAACTGATCATGAAATTCGAAGAAGAATTTGAGATTAGTATTCCGGAAGAAGATGCTGAAAAAATGAAGACAGTCGGTGATGCTGTCGAATATCTTAAAGGAAAATTGGGTTAA
- the fabG gene encoding 3-oxoacyl-[acyl-carrier-protein] reductase: protein MRLENKVAVITGSARGIGFAIASAFARQGALSVIIDLYQDAVDAAVGKINDQGYKAVGFAANVTDSQSIESVFTEIISQYSRIDILVNNAGITRDMLIMKMSENDWDSVINVNLKGTFNCIQKVCRIMMKQREGVIINISSVIGISGNAGQANYAASKGGVIALTKSAAKEFASRNIRVNAVAPGFIQTEMTANLPETVVSNYLESIPLKKAGTADDVANVCIFLASEDASYITGQTINVDGGLIM from the coding sequence ATGAGATTAGAGAATAAAGTAGCTGTTATTACGGGAAGTGCCAGAGGAATTGGATTTGCCATTGCTTCTGCTTTTGCCCGTCAAGGTGCACTATCGGTCATAATTGATCTTTATCAGGATGCAGTTGATGCTGCCGTTGGCAAAATAAACGACCAAGGATATAAAGCAGTCGGTTTTGCTGCTAATGTTACAGACTCCCAAAGTATTGAAAGTGTTTTTACCGAGATTATTAGTCAGTATTCAAGAATAGATATTCTGGTTAATAATGCCGGGATAACGAGAGATATGCTCATCATGAAAATGAGTGAAAACGACTGGGATAGTGTTATCAATGTTAATCTGAAGGGAACTTTTAATTGTATCCAGAAAGTCTGCCGCATTATGATGAAACAACGAGAAGGGGTCATTATTAATATCTCCTCCGTTATTGGTATCTCGGGAAATGCCGGTCAAGCTAATTATGCCGCTTCAAAAGGTGGTGTGATTGCCTTAACAAAGTCAGCAGCTAAAGAATTTGCATCCAGAAATATTAGAGTTAATGCTGTAGCGCCCGGTTTTATTCAAACGGAAATGACAGCCAATTTACCTGAAACAGTTGTAAGCAACTATCTGGAATCTATCCCTTTGAAAAAAGCAGGTACTGCTGATGATGTAGCAAACGTATGTATATTCCTGGCTTCTGAAGATGCCAGTTATATAACAGGTCAAACCATCAATGTTGATGGTGGCTTAATTATGTAA
- a CDS encoding radical SAM protein has protein sequence MKIFPIFIPFAGCKNRCIYCQQQLITRTVNPDFIKIREQLSKFCVKYQEIAKEIAFYGGSFTLLSHKQQKELLNEIKPFIPFVEGIRVSTRPDGITKESLSFAANNRITTIELGIQSFDDHVLIETKRPYNSAEAIAASRAVKSAGIKLGIQLMPGLPGETAESIRNTIKQTISLQPNFVRIYPTLVLKDTEMAEMYQADIYAPLALEEAIRISAEMTIKFRKAAIKVIKIGLHSDLSADSVTQTTKYHTENNPISLKIPDLPDTIIAGPYHPAFGELVSQEILYKNIINSYQPNRSYLISTRAISLFKRDDEYLLKKIKKNLPINKLPVILDDKIEKEMAFLIESKPDFLW, from the coding sequence ATGAAGATTTTTCCCATCTTTATCCCCTTTGCCGGTTGTAAAAACAGATGTATTTATTGTCAGCAACAACTTATTACACGGACAGTAAATCCCGATTTTATTAAGATTAGGGAGCAGCTATCCAAGTTTTGTGTCAAATATCAAGAAATAGCAAAAGAAATTGCTTTTTATGGTGGTTCGTTTACTTTGCTAAGTCACAAACAACAAAAAGAATTGCTCAACGAGATTAAACCTTTTATCCCCTTTGTTGAAGGTATAAGAGTTTCAACCCGACCTGATGGTATTACAAAGGAGAGTCTCTCTTTCGCTGCGAACAACCGGATAACTACAATCGAACTTGGAATACAAAGTTTCGATGATCATGTATTAATTGAAACAAAGAGACCTTATAATTCAGCAGAAGCAATAGCGGCTTCCAGAGCAGTAAAAAGTGCAGGAATTAAATTAGGCATTCAACTAATGCCCGGTTTACCAGGAGAGACAGCAGAAAGTATCCGGAATACTATCAAACAGACAATATCACTTCAACCTAATTTTGTCCGTATTTATCCTACATTGGTACTCAAAGATACAGAAATGGCAGAGATGTATCAGGCAGATATTTATGCACCATTAGCTTTGGAAGAAGCTATCCGTATTTCTGCCGAAATGACCATTAAATTCAGAAAAGCTGCTATCAAAGTAATCAAGATAGGATTACATTCAGATCTATCTGCAGATTCAGTGACGCAAACAACTAAATACCATACAGAGAATAATCCTATCTCATTGAAGATTCCAGATTTACCCGATACCATTATTGCTGGACCTTATCATCCTGCATTCGGAGAACTTGTCTCGCAGGAAATACTGTATAAAAATATCATCAATTCTTATCAACCAAACAGATCTTATCTTATCTCAACCCGAGCTATTTCCCTCTTTAAGAGGGATGATGAGTATCTGTTAAAAAAAATCAAAAAAAACTTGCCTATTAATAAGCTACCGGTTATCTTAGACGACAAAATTGAAAAAGAAATGGCCTTCTTAATTGAAAGTAAGCCCGATTTTCTATGGTAA